A genome region from Thermococcus gorgonarius includes the following:
- a CDS encoding 50S ribosomal protein L16, which yields MGLRPAKIDRDVDKPAYTRREYIRGAPGPKITIFDMGNLSAEFEYEVSLHAEQAMQIRQNALEAIRIQVNRYLQKNVGRSNYHFKIRVYPFQVLRENPMATGRKADRYGNGMRRPFGKPIGLAARVKKDQKILTVWVNEAHLKFALGAMHRAKMKLPYSAYYRIYDKEGNDITTKVLSTMKL from the coding sequence ATGGGACTGAGACCAGCAAAGATTGATAGGGACGTTGACAAGCCCGCTTACACGAGAAGGGAGTATATACGCGGTGCTCCGGGGCCGAAGATAACGATATTCGACATGGGCAACCTCTCCGCTGAATTCGAGTACGAGGTCAGCCTCCACGCCGAGCAGGCCATGCAGATAAGGCAGAACGCCCTTGAGGCCATTCGTATACAGGTCAACAGGTACCTCCAGAAGAACGTCGGAAGGAGCAACTACCACTTCAAGATAAGGGTTTACCCGTTCCAGGTGCTTAGAGAGAACCCGATGGCAACCGGTAGGAAGGCAGACCGTTACGGAAACGGTATGCGCAGGCCCTTCGGAAAGCCCATTGGACTCGCTGCAAGGGTCAAGAAGGACCAGAAGATCCTCACCGTCTGGGTGAACGAGGCCCACCTCAAGTTCGCCCTTGGAGCGATGCACAGGGCCAAGATGAAGCTGCCCTACTCAGCTTACTACAGGATCTACGACAAGGAAGGCAACGACATCACCACCAAGGTTCTTTCCACGATGAAGCTCTGA
- a CDS encoding RNA ligase, which produces MVSSQFRDLLLKLGVPEDRLLVLEGKGGIVEDEFDGIRYVRFRDSARGFRRGTVVFENGETVLGFPHIKRIVQLENGVKRIFKSRPFYVEEKVDGYNVRVVKVEDRVLALTRGGFVCPFTTERIEDFVNFEFFKDYPNLILVGEMAGPESPYIVEGPPYVKEDIEFFLFDIQEKGTGKSLPVEERYKLAEEYGIPQVERFGMFDRSRLDELYDLIERLSREKREGIVMKSPDMRKIAKYVTPYANINDIKIGSHIFFDLPHGYFMGRVERLAFYLAEKHVKGEEFDEYAKALGKALLRPFVESIHEVANGGEVEETFTVRVKNISTAHRMVTHFERLGVNIHIEDIEDLKNGYWRITFKRVYPDATREIRELWNGLAFVD; this is translated from the coding sequence ATGGTAAGCTCACAGTTCAGGGATCTGCTCCTCAAACTTGGCGTTCCCGAGGACAGGCTTCTCGTTCTAGAGGGTAAGGGAGGCATCGTTGAGGACGAGTTCGATGGCATCAGGTACGTCCGCTTCCGCGATTCCGCCAGGGGGTTTCGCAGGGGAACGGTGGTCTTCGAGAACGGCGAGACAGTCCTCGGCTTTCCCCACATAAAGAGAATCGTCCAGCTTGAGAACGGGGTAAAGCGGATCTTCAAGAGCAGGCCGTTCTACGTCGAGGAGAAGGTGGACGGCTACAACGTCCGCGTCGTTAAAGTTGAGGACAGGGTTCTTGCCCTTACCCGCGGCGGCTTCGTCTGCCCGTTCACGACGGAGAGAATAGAGGACTTTGTGAACTTCGAGTTCTTTAAGGACTATCCAAATCTAATCCTCGTTGGAGAAATGGCCGGGCCCGAAAGCCCTTACATAGTCGAGGGACCGCCCTACGTGAAGGAGGACATAGAGTTCTTCCTCTTCGACATACAGGAGAAGGGAACCGGAAAGAGCCTGCCAGTTGAAGAACGCTATAAACTCGCGGAGGAGTACGGGATTCCGCAGGTCGAGCGCTTCGGCATGTTCGACCGCTCCCGCCTGGATGAGCTCTACGACCTGATAGAGCGACTCAGCAGGGAGAAGAGGGAAGGCATCGTCATGAAGAGCCCGGACATGAGGAAGATAGCGAAGTATGTGACGCCATACGCCAACATCAACGACATAAAGATAGGCTCGCACATATTCTTCGACCTCCCCCACGGCTACTTCATGGGAAGGGTAGAGAGACTCGCCTTCTACCTCGCCGAAAAGCACGTCAAGGGAGAGGAGTTCGACGAGTACGCCAAAGCCCTCGGAAAAGCCCTGCTGAGGCCATTCGTTGAGAGCATCCACGAAGTTGCCAACGGCGGAGAGGTCGAGGAGACCTTCACTGTGCGGGTCAAGAACATAAGCACCGCCCACAGGATGGTCACCCACTTCGAGAGGCTGGGCGTGAATATTCACATCGAGGACATCGAGGATTTGAAGAACGGTTACTGGAGGATAACCTTCAAGCGGGTCTATCCCGACGCGACGAGGGAGATAAGGGAGCTGTGGAACGGGTTGGCGTTTGTGGACTGA
- a CDS encoding ATP-binding protein produces the protein MIPTSKFVDREAELNFLRERYRSGKAELIILYGRRRIGKTYLLRKFLEEVGGLYLLAEENETNLEDFSSRLADYFNDPFLRENPIRSWGAFFTYLAGKSSERLVVVIDEVQYLAKADKGFLSTIQKYWDLYLADTKIMLILCGSLVSFMEGMLSAKSPIYGRRTGAWKVEEIGFFDLLEFHPIDFETAVKVYSVFGGVPQYWADYNPEKDFWDNIRALILSKGAKYYDEPKYLLKEELRDVSRYFSVLRAIALGYTRFGQIADKARIETKSLGKYLNVLEEMGYIREERPVLGKGRAVYRINDNVFAFWFRFVLPRRDEIEMGFDVVDEIKGEFNDYLGFVFEDVARQFLVEMNRANKMPFRFTKIGRWWHKGEEIDLVALNERERKALFVEVKWKDLSEREARGVLRDLERKAGLVGVEDWEKAYGLVAKKVEGKEELRKEGFLVWDLADFERLISSKGEV, from the coding sequence ATGATACCCACAAGTAAGTTTGTTGATAGGGAGGCCGAGCTGAACTTCCTCAGGGAGCGATATCGCTCGGGAAAGGCGGAGCTGATAATCCTCTACGGCCGGAGGAGGATCGGGAAGACCTACCTCCTGCGGAAGTTCCTTGAGGAAGTCGGCGGGCTTTATCTCCTCGCGGAGGAGAACGAGACGAATCTGGAGGACTTCTCCTCAAGGCTGGCCGACTACTTCAACGATCCCTTCTTGAGGGAGAACCCGATCCGGAGCTGGGGGGCGTTCTTCACATACCTCGCTGGAAAGAGCTCCGAGAGGCTCGTGGTTGTTATCGATGAAGTTCAGTACCTTGCCAAGGCAGACAAGGGTTTTCTGAGCACGATCCAGAAGTACTGGGATTTGTATTTAGCCGACACGAAGATAATGCTCATCCTCTGCGGTTCGCTCGTTTCCTTCATGGAGGGCATGCTCTCGGCGAAGTCGCCGATATATGGCAGAAGAACGGGAGCGTGGAAGGTGGAGGAGATAGGCTTCTTTGACCTGCTCGAATTCCACCCCATTGACTTTGAGACCGCGGTTAAGGTATACAGTGTCTTCGGCGGAGTCCCCCAGTACTGGGCGGACTACAACCCGGAGAAAGACTTCTGGGACAACATTAGGGCACTAATCCTCTCCAAGGGGGCCAAATACTACGACGAGCCCAAATACCTCCTCAAGGAGGAGCTCAGGGACGTTTCGAGGTACTTCTCGGTTCTCAGGGCCATAGCTCTCGGCTACACGCGTTTCGGCCAGATAGCGGATAAAGCAAGGATAGAAACCAAAAGCCTCGGCAAGTACCTCAACGTTCTGGAGGAGATGGGCTACATCAGGGAGGAGAGGCCCGTTTTGGGGAAGGGAAGGGCCGTTTACAGGATAAACGACAACGTCTTTGCCTTCTGGTTCCGCTTCGTCCTTCCGAGGAGGGACGAGATAGAGATGGGCTTCGACGTGGTGGATGAGATAAAGGGCGAGTTCAACGACTACCTCGGCTTTGTCTTTGAGGATGTGGCGAGGCAGTTTCTGGTTGAGATGAACAGAGCCAACAAGATGCCTTTCAGGTTCACAAAAATTGGCCGCTGGTGGCACAAGGGCGAAGAGATTGATTTGGTTGCTTTGAACGAAAGGGAGAGGAAGGCCCTCTTCGTCGAGGTGAAGTGGAAAGACCTGAGCGAGAGGGAAGCGCGGGGAGTTTTAAGGGACTTGGAGAGGAAAGCTGGGCTTGTTGGAGTTGAGGACTGGGAGAAGGCCTACGGACTGGTGGCTAAAAAGGTCGAGGGGAAAGAAGAGCTGAGGAAAGAGGGCTTTTTGGTCTGGGATTTGGCCGACTTCGAAAGGCTTATCTCCTCCAAAGGTGAAGTTTAG
- a CDS encoding AAA family ATPase, whose amino-acid sequence MLFSPYPKTKKEELFDRERELREFEEAIGRGERLILLLGLRRLGKSSLLNVALNELPNPSIKIDVRKTYSEFSSVNRYVIGKMLLSAMSGKRRIIEEARVFLERVRGVSISGVGVEVTSKEFSITELLEALNEYGEKAGRIIIAFDEAQYLRFGGATKYDGVLAYAIDNLENLSFVLTGSEVGLLFDFLKFNDPEAPLFGRYHHDITLNRFSPELSAEFLRKGFEEEKVGVSEREIEKAVEELDGIVGWLALYGYVRVTRGVGHEDAIEEVLREAKSVVNSELSKLFAYSPRYRVILKAISLGYSRWKDIKDYLTLKLGYVNDSNFSALLENLVKSGYVEKKNGRYRISDPVLERVFREL is encoded by the coding sequence ATGCTGTTCTCCCCCTATCCAAAGACGAAGAAGGAAGAGCTGTTCGACAGGGAGCGGGAGCTTAGAGAGTTTGAGGAGGCAATAGGTCGCGGGGAGAGGTTAATCCTTCTTCTCGGGCTCAGGAGGCTTGGAAAAAGCTCCCTCCTGAACGTCGCCCTCAACGAGCTTCCCAACCCGTCAATCAAGATAGACGTGCGGAAAACCTACTCCGAGTTCTCCTCCGTAAACAGGTACGTCATCGGAAAGATGTTGCTCTCTGCAATGAGCGGAAAGCGGAGGATCATCGAGGAGGCGAGAGTCTTCCTCGAAAGGGTTAGAGGAGTTAGCATCTCAGGGGTTGGGGTTGAGGTAACCTCAAAGGAGTTCTCGATAACTGAACTGCTTGAGGCCCTCAACGAGTACGGAGAAAAGGCAGGAAGAATCATCATAGCGTTCGACGAGGCCCAGTACCTCCGCTTTGGCGGGGCGACAAAGTACGATGGGGTTTTGGCTTACGCAATCGACAACCTTGAGAACCTGAGCTTTGTCCTGACTGGTTCCGAAGTGGGCCTGCTCTTCGACTTCCTCAAGTTCAACGACCCAGAGGCTCCGCTCTTCGGCAGGTACCACCACGACATAACCCTCAACAGGTTCAGTCCGGAGCTGAGCGCCGAATTCCTGCGGAAGGGCTTCGAGGAGGAGAAAGTTGGGGTAAGCGAGCGTGAGATTGAAAAAGCCGTTGAGGAGCTCGACGGAATAGTAGGCTGGCTGGCCCTCTATGGCTACGTCAGGGTTACGAGAGGGGTAGGCCACGAAGACGCCATCGAGGAAGTTCTTAGGGAGGCGAAATCAGTTGTGAACAGCGAGCTGTCAAAGCTCTTCGCCTACAGTCCGAGGTACAGGGTGATACTGAAGGCCATAAGCCTCGGCTATTCCCGCTGGAAGGACATCAAGGATTACCTGACGCTAAAGCTCGGCTACGTCAACGACTCCAACTTCTCAGCCCTGCTTGAGAACCTCGTTAAGTCGGGCTACGTCGAGAAGAAAAACGGGAGGTACAGGATTTCGGATCCGGTCCTTGAGAGAGTTTTTAGGGAGCTTTAA
- a CDS encoding putative RNA uridine N3 methyltransferase: MAWHVFIPDSLLEESNDPKIRTYKVGQIARACSIFGVEHIWIYRAGGRDGKFIKTILEYAETPQYLRKRLFPLMPELKYAGVIPPLRTPHHKLKGKPKVGEIREGFAFRKGKRVYADIGLEELAMVEGDVEGRATFRIVSIRPLRVVPAKPAEYWGYRVHLTHKSLAKTLKKAGLDLVIATSRKGRDIREVELPPLEGEIGFVFGSPRKGVMELLGGEKFNFDLILNTIPNQRTETVRTEEALLATLAIFNLIRRD, from the coding sequence ATGGCCTGGCACGTCTTCATTCCAGATTCACTCCTCGAAGAGAGCAACGACCCGAAGATCAGAACCTACAAAGTTGGGCAAATTGCTAGAGCCTGCTCGATATTTGGCGTCGAGCACATCTGGATTTACAGGGCCGGCGGAAGGGACGGGAAGTTCATCAAAACGATCCTCGAATACGCAGAAACGCCGCAGTACCTCCGCAAAAGGCTGTTCCCCCTGATGCCAGAACTCAAGTACGCCGGCGTTATACCGCCGCTCAGGACACCGCACCACAAGCTCAAGGGAAAACCCAAGGTGGGCGAAATCCGTGAGGGCTTTGCCTTCAGGAAGGGCAAAAGGGTTTACGCGGACATCGGGCTTGAAGAACTCGCGATGGTTGAAGGGGATGTTGAAGGGCGCGCAACGTTCAGGATCGTATCGATAAGACCGCTCAGAGTGGTGCCAGCGAAGCCAGCTGAATACTGGGGGTACAGGGTGCACCTGACTCATAAGTCCCTGGCGAAAACACTTAAAAAGGCCGGGCTGGATCTGGTCATCGCGACCTCTAGGAAGGGTCGCGATATTAGAGAGGTGGAGCTTCCCCCGCTGGAGGGGGAGATCGGTTTCGTGTTCGGCTCACCGAGGAAGGGCGTGATGGAGCTCCTCGGCGGGGAGAAGTTCAACTTCGATCTAATCCTTAACACGATCCCTAATCAGCGGACTGAAACCGTCCGCACCGAGGAGGCGCTCCTCGCGACTCTCGCAATATTTAATCTCATAAGGAGGGATTGA
- a CDS encoding 50S ribosomal protein L3: MGKVHRPRRGSLAYSPRKRAKSIVPRIRSWPKDSEVRMLGFAGYKAGMTHILMIDDNPGLTKGKEIFAPVTIVEVPPLFVYGIRAYRQGYLGLETATEVWFHELNDYVKRRIKTLPKDYGEDAFQAKLGQLEDLVNDGEIVDVRLLVHTQPWLIKLKKKPEVMEYAIGGDDVKAKFAYAKEKIGKEIRASEVLHEGELLDVIAVTKGKGTQGPVKRWGVKVQFHKAQRAGKGRHIGNLGPWHPARVMWTVPQAGQMGFHHRTELNKRLIAIGENGKLNLDGNEIEITPKGGFPHYGIIRSDFLMIEGTIPGSFKRIVRVRPAIRPPKKKPPVERPQITYVSRESKQ; this comes from the coding sequence ATGGGAAAAGTACACAGGCCTAGGAGAGGTTCACTGGCATATTCCCCGAGAAAGAGGGCCAAGAGCATAGTGCCCAGGATTAGAAGCTGGCCAAAGGACAGTGAGGTCAGGATGCTGGGCTTTGCAGGCTATAAAGCCGGAATGACCCACATCCTCATGATAGATGACAACCCTGGACTCACCAAGGGAAAGGAGATATTCGCGCCGGTCACAATAGTCGAGGTTCCGCCGCTCTTCGTCTACGGGATAAGGGCCTACAGGCAGGGCTACCTCGGCCTTGAAACAGCGACAGAGGTCTGGTTCCATGAGCTGAACGACTACGTCAAGAGAAGGATAAAGACCCTGCCCAAGGACTACGGCGAAGACGCATTCCAGGCCAAGCTCGGCCAGCTTGAAGACCTCGTCAACGACGGCGAGATAGTTGACGTTCGCCTTCTCGTCCACACCCAGCCGTGGCTCATCAAGCTCAAGAAGAAGCCGGAAGTCATGGAGTACGCCATAGGCGGCGACGACGTCAAGGCCAAGTTCGCCTACGCCAAGGAGAAGATCGGCAAGGAGATAAGGGCGAGCGAAGTTCTCCACGAGGGAGAGCTCCTCGACGTTATAGCCGTAACCAAGGGCAAGGGAACCCAGGGCCCGGTCAAGCGCTGGGGCGTCAAGGTTCAGTTCCACAAGGCCCAGAGGGCCGGAAAGGGCAGACACATCGGTAACCTCGGTCCGTGGCACCCGGCCCGCGTCATGTGGACTGTCCCGCAGGCCGGTCAGATGGGCTTCCACCACAGGACCGAGCTCAACAAGAGGCTCATCGCCATAGGTGAGAACGGAAAGCTCAATCTGGACGGTAACGAGATCGAGATAACCCCGAAGGGCGGCTTCCCCCACTACGGAATCATAAGGAGCGACTTCCTCATGATAGAGGGCACGATTCCGGGTTCCTTCAAGAGGATAGTAAGGGTTAGGCCAGCCATAAGACCGCCCAAGAAGAAGCCGCCCGTTGAGAGGCCGCAGATAACCTACGTCAGTAGGGAGTCCAAGCAGTGA
- the rpl4p gene encoding 50S ribosomal protein L4: MKVKVFNLEGEPVGEIELPKVFATPFRPDLIRRAVIASWTHRIQPQGRDPQAGKRRVTENIGKGHGMARVERIKTPPRFAAFVPFAVGGRRTHPPKVEKIIWEDINKKERRLAIMSAIAATANPDLVKARGHIIDNVPAFPLVVVDDLEKVFKTAQTREIFKKLGVWDDIERAKKNTKIRAGKGKMRGRRYKKAKGPLIVVAKNEGIVQGARNHPGVDVVTVENLGVELLAPGTHPGRLTIWTKGAIEKLREIYG, from the coding sequence ATGAAGGTTAAGGTTTTCAACCTCGAAGGCGAGCCCGTTGGGGAGATAGAGCTTCCAAAGGTCTTTGCTACGCCTTTCAGGCCCGACCTCATAAGGCGTGCAGTCATCGCTTCATGGACCCACAGGATACAGCCCCAGGGAAGGGACCCGCAGGCGGGTAAGAGAAGGGTTACCGAGAACATTGGAAAGGGCCACGGCATGGCGAGGGTTGAGAGGATAAAGACTCCGCCGAGGTTCGCGGCCTTCGTCCCGTTCGCCGTTGGTGGAAGGAGAACCCACCCGCCGAAGGTCGAGAAGATAATCTGGGAGGACATCAACAAGAAGGAGCGCAGGCTGGCTATAATGAGCGCTATCGCCGCAACAGCAAACCCTGACCTCGTCAAGGCTAGGGGTCACATCATAGACAACGTTCCCGCCTTCCCGCTCGTCGTCGTTGACGACCTCGAGAAGGTCTTCAAAACGGCACAGACCAGGGAGATATTCAAGAAGCTCGGCGTTTGGGACGACATCGAGAGGGCAAAGAAGAACACCAAGATAAGGGCCGGAAAGGGCAAGATGCGCGGCAGGAGATACAAGAAGGCCAAGGGACCACTTATCGTCGTTGCCAAGAACGAGGGCATCGTCCAGGGAGCGAGGAACCACCCCGGAGTTGATGTAGTTACAGTCGAGAACCTCGGTGTCGAGCTGCTCGCTCCCGGAACCCACCCGGGAAGGCTCACAATCTGGACGAAGGGAGCAATAGAGAAGCTTAGGGAGATTTATGGGTGA
- a CDS encoding 50S ribosomal protein L23: protein MDPYKVIVRPVVTEKAVSLIERENKLTFIVDRRATKQDIKRAVEEMFDVKVEKVNTLITMKGEKKAYVKLKPEYNASEVAARMGLF, encoded by the coding sequence ATGGATCCGTACAAGGTTATCGTAAGGCCCGTCGTTACCGAAAAAGCCGTTTCGCTCATCGAAAGGGAGAACAAGCTCACCTTCATAGTCGATAGAAGGGCCACCAAGCAGGACATCAAGAGGGCCGTGGAAGAGATGTTCGATGTGAAAGTCGAGAAGGTCAACACCCTCATAACAATGAAAGGCGAGAAGAAGGCCTACGTGAAGCTCAAGCCCGAGTACAACGCAAGTGAGGTTGCTGCAAGAATGGGATTGTTCTGA
- a CDS encoding 50S ribosomal protein L2, whose protein sequence is MGKSLIQQRRGKGTTTFRAPSHRYRGAVKYVPLNITKERTIRGVVEEILHDPGRTAPVARVRFEDGTKKLILAPEGVLVGQEIYIGPEAPIAIGNTLPLAKIPEGTYVYNIEGIPGDGGKYVRAGGTYALVVSREKDKVIVQLPSGELKQFKPECRATIGVVAGGGRLEKPIVKAGKAYYIAKARNRFWPKPRGVKMNAVNHPHGGKEHHIGRPSTVSRRAPPGRKVGHIAARRTGRRK, encoded by the coding sequence ATGGGAAAGAGTTTGATCCAGCAGAGGAGAGGTAAGGGAACCACGACCTTTAGGGCCCCTTCGCACAGGTACAGGGGCGCTGTTAAGTACGTTCCGCTCAACATCACGAAGGAGAGGACCATCAGGGGAGTCGTTGAGGAAATCCTCCACGACCCTGGAAGAACGGCTCCAGTTGCCCGCGTTAGGTTCGAGGACGGGACTAAAAAGCTTATCCTTGCTCCAGAGGGAGTTCTCGTTGGTCAGGAGATTTACATTGGACCTGAGGCCCCGATAGCGATAGGCAACACCCTTCCGCTCGCAAAGATACCGGAGGGAACCTACGTATACAACATCGAGGGCATACCGGGTGATGGTGGAAAGTACGTCCGCGCCGGGGGAACTTACGCCCTCGTCGTGAGCAGGGAGAAGGACAAAGTCATAGTCCAGCTTCCGAGCGGTGAGCTCAAGCAGTTCAAGCCCGAGTGCAGGGCAACGATAGGTGTTGTCGCCGGCGGCGGTAGGCTCGAGAAGCCCATCGTCAAGGCTGGTAAGGCCTACTACATCGCCAAGGCCAGGAACAGGTTCTGGCCGAAGCCGAGAGGTGTCAAGATGAACGCCGTCAACCACCCGCACGGTGGTAAGGAGCACCACATCGGAAGGCCGAGCACCGTTTCCCGTAGGGCTCCGCCCGGAAGGAAGGTTGGCCACATAGCCGCGAGAAGAACTGGTAGGAGGAAGTGA
- a CDS encoding 30S ribosomal protein S19, translating to MARRKEFRYRGYTLDELLNMSLEEFAKLLPARQRRSLKRGLSPEQKKLLRKIRLAKKGKYKKPIRTHSRDMIILPEMVGMTIHVHNGKEFVPVEIKEEMIGHYLGEFAMTRKVVQHGSPGVGATRSSMFVAVK from the coding sequence ATGGCGAGAAGGAAGGAGTTTAGGTATAGGGGTTACACGCTCGATGAATTACTCAACATGTCCCTTGAGGAGTTTGCAAAGCTCCTCCCGGCCAGGCAGAGGAGGAGCCTCAAGAGGGGCCTTAGCCCTGAGCAGAAGAAGCTCCTCAGGAAAATAAGGCTTGCCAAGAAGGGCAAGTACAAGAAGCCGATAAGGACCCACAGCAGGGACATGATTATACTTCCCGAGATGGTCGGCATGACCATTCACGTCCACAACGGCAAGGAGTTCGTTCCCGTCGAGATCAAGGAGGAGATGATAGGCCACTACCTCGGAGAGTTCGCCATGACGAGAAAGGTCGTCCAGCACGGCTCACCTGGTGTCGGTGCAACGAGGTCATCGATGTTCGTGGCAGTTAAGTGA
- the rplV gene encoding 50S ribosomal protein L22: MSRGRFSYSFQNFDPERMARASGRDLRISPKHSVELLREIRGMMLNDALRYLDDVIAKKRPVPMKRHNDSQGHKPGKGFGPGRYPVKVAKAVKKILLNAKNNAEQKGLDVDRLKIIHAAAHRGPVLRGYIPRAFGRATPFNEQTTHIEIVVEEIRR, translated from the coding sequence ATGAGCAGGGGCAGGTTTTCCTACTCATTCCAAAATTTTGACCCTGAGAGGATGGCTCGCGCCAGCGGAAGGGATCTTAGAATTTCACCCAAGCACAGCGTTGAGCTCCTCAGAGAGATAAGGGGCATGATGCTGAACGACGCTCTCCGCTACCTCGACGATGTCATAGCGAAGAAGAGACCCGTTCCGATGAAGCGCCACAACGACAGCCAGGGACACAAGCCGGGTAAGGGCTTCGGTCCGGGTAGGTACCCGGTCAAGGTCGCCAAGGCCGTCAAGAAGATACTCCTTAACGCCAAGAACAACGCCGAGCAGAAGGGCCTCGATGTCGACAGGCTTAAGATAATTCATGCTGCAGCGCACCGCGGTCCAGTGCTTCGCGGGTACATCCCGAGAGCCTTCGGAAGGGCCACCCCATTTAACGAGCAGACCACTCACATAGAGATAGTCGTCGAGGAGATTAGGAGGTGA
- a CDS encoding 30S ribosomal protein S3 — MAIERYFIREGVKEMLIDEYLEKELRRGGYGGLDIKKTPLGTKVIIFAANPGYVIGRGGKRIRDLTRILERQFGLENPQIEVEEIKNPYLNAKVQAVRLAQALERGVHFRRAAYSAIRAIMRNGARGVEIRLSGKLTGERAKSVRFYQGYLAKVGNPAETLVSKGYAQALLKLGVIGVKVSIMPPDAKLPDEIEIKEIVEEEVSTNEAQ; from the coding sequence TTGGCAATCGAGAGGTACTTCATTAGGGAAGGAGTTAAGGAAATGCTCATCGACGAGTACCTTGAGAAAGAGCTCAGGCGTGGCGGCTATGGTGGTCTGGATATAAAGAAGACCCCCCTCGGAACCAAGGTCATAATCTTCGCCGCCAACCCCGGTTACGTTATCGGCAGGGGTGGAAAGAGGATAAGGGATCTGACCAGGATACTTGAGAGGCAGTTTGGCCTTGAGAACCCTCAGATCGAGGTCGAGGAGATAAAGAACCCATACCTCAACGCCAAGGTTCAGGCCGTTCGCCTGGCGCAGGCCCTTGAGAGGGGAGTACACTTCAGGAGGGCCGCTTACTCAGCCATAAGGGCTATTATGAGGAACGGAGCTAGGGGCGTCGAGATTCGCTTAAGTGGAAAGCTCACCGGCGAAAGAGCTAAGAGCGTTAGGTTTTACCAGGGCTACCTTGCCAAGGTTGGAAACCCCGCTGAAACACTCGTCAGCAAGGGTTACGCTCAGGCTCTGCTCAAGCTCGGTGTTATAGGAGTCAAGGTCTCTATCATGCCGCCCGATGCAAAGCTTCCGGACGAGATCGAGATCAAGGAGATAGTGGAGGAAGAGGTGAGCACCAATGAAGCCCAGTGA
- the rpmC gene encoding 50S ribosomal protein L29 gives MKPSEIREMSIEEIDEKIRQLRLELAKEKGMLTMGTSTENPMVIRNLRRDIARLLTIKKEKLREKR, from the coding sequence ATGAAGCCCAGTGAGATTAGGGAGATGAGCATTGAGGAAATCGATGAGAAGATCAGACAGCTCCGCCTCGAGCTCGCCAAGGAGAAGGGTATGCTTACCATGGGGACCTCTACCGAGAACCCCATGGTCATCCGCAACCTCAGGCGCGATATAGCGCGCCTGCTTACCATAAAAAAGGAGAAGCTTAGGGAGAAAAGGTGA
- the yciH gene encoding stress response translation initiation inhibitor YciH, with product MLFKEVLKEQQRIRVYIERARYGKLKTIIEGIDEKEFDLEEIAKKLKAKLACGGTVKKGRIELQGDHRDRVKKLLAELGFSEELIEVE from the coding sequence ATGCTCTTTAAAGAGGTGCTGAAGGAGCAGCAGAGAATTAGGGTTTACATAGAAAGGGCCCGCTACGGAAAACTCAAGACAATAATTGAGGGCATAGACGAGAAGGAGTTCGACCTCGAGGAGATAGCAAAAAAGCTGAAGGCGAAGCTGGCATGCGGCGGAACCGTAAAGAAGGGAAGGATAGAACTCCAGGGCGACCACAGAGACAGGGTCAAGAAATTGCTGGCAGAACTTGGATTTTCAGAGGAGCTCATAGAGGTCGAGTGA
- a CDS encoding ribonuclease P protein component 1: MRRNRKEGKDRTPGRPQRQGQEIAGRTWIFRGAHRGRVTAKNIIWHELIGLKAKVIRASHPELVGIEGYVLDETRNTLTIVGDRVWTVPKDVAEFEFETAAGKRIRVNGSKLVGRPEMRLKKRWRK; encoded by the coding sequence ATGCGGCGGAACCGTAAAGAAGGGAAGGATAGAACTCCAGGGCGACCACAGAGACAGGGTCAAGAAATTGCTGGCAGAACTTGGATTTTCAGAGGAGCTCATAGAGGTCGAGTGACGGCAAAAAACATAATCTGGCACGAACTCATAGGGCTGAAAGCAAAGGTTATAAGGGCATCTCATCCAGAGCTGGTTGGCATCGAGGGCTACGTCCTTGATGAGACTCGTAATACTCTCACCATAGTTGGTGATAGGGTCTGGACCGTTCCGAAGGACGTTGCCGAGTTCGAGTTTGAAACGGCCGCCGGCAAGAGGATTAGAGTGAATGGGAGTAAGCTGGTTGGGAGACCTGAGATGAGGTTGAAGAAGAGGTGGCGGAAATGA
- a CDS encoding 30S ribosomal protein S17 → MREIGLNVQPPAEKCNDPNCPWHGHLKIHGRYFEGIVVSDKGKKTVVVERQHYRYLKKYERYELRRSKVHAHNPECINAKVGDRVLIAETRPISKTKSFVVVAVVQRAERSEEV, encoded by the coding sequence ATGAGAGAGATAGGATTGAACGTTCAGCCTCCCGCTGAAAAGTGTAACGATCCAAACTGCCCGTGGCACGGGCACCTCAAAATACACGGTAGATACTTCGAAGGAATAGTGGTCAGCGACAAGGGTAAGAAGACGGTAGTGGTTGAGAGACAGCACTACAGGTACCTCAAGAAGTACGAGAGATACGAGCTCAGGAGGAGCAAGGTTCACGCCCACAACCCGGAGTGCATAAACGCTAAAGTGGGTGACCGCGTCCTCATCGCTGAGACCAGGCCGATAAGCAAGACCAAGAGCTTTGTAGTCGTTGCAGTCGTTCAGAGGGCTGAAAGGTCTGAGGAGGTGTGA